The Qipengyuania aurantiaca genome contains the following window.
ATTCCAGAAGTACGAAAGATTGCGCGGGACCGGATAGCCGGCACCGACGGCGTTGTAGACGAGGCGCGGAAGCGGCAGCTTCTCGTCAAGGAACTTGGTCAGACCGTTCTTCGGTTCGTACTGGCGTGCCCAGGGAAAGCTCATGTGTCTGTCTCTCGTCTTCTAACTCAGCCGACCTGGATGACCGTATCCGAGGTGAACTCGTATTCCGGCACTTCGAGGTTGGACGGCGCCGGGCCTTTACGGATTCGGCCTGCGGTATCGTAATGCGAACCGTGGCAGGGGCAGAAATAGCCGCCGAACTCACCCTTCACTTCGCCTTCGGCAGCGCCCAGCGGCACGCAGCCGAGGTGGGTGCAGACGCCCATGGTGACGAGGATGTCCTCGTGCCCTTCCTTGGTGCGGTCGGCTAGGCTCTGCGGGTCGCGCAGTGAACCGGTGGCGGTGGCGTTGGCGGCCTGGATTTCCGCAGGCGTCAGGCGCTTCACGAAGAGCGGCTGCTTGCGGAACACGGCCTTGATCGCCTGGCCCGGCTCGATGCCCGACACGTCGACTTCGGTCGAGCTGGCGGCGAGCACGTCCTTCGACGGCGCCATCTGGCTGACCAGCGGATAGACCACGGCGAGACCGCCGATGCCTGCCGCGCTGACCGCTGCGATATCGAGGAAATCCCGGCGACGGATACCGTCTTCGGTGGTGGTCACCGTCTCGGGGGTAGCGGGTGCAGTCGTGTCTGCCATCAGCGCCTTGCCTTGCCTGCCTTACATGCCGCGCCGAAGGAGCGCGGCGGAAAAAATTGTTGCGAACCTGACCGGAGCGGGAACCGGTTGCACCCGCATAGGCGGATTCAGCCTGCGCGAAAGCCCCCGGTGTTCCGGTTTGGACGCGCCTCTAGCCTCTCTGTCGCGCATTGCCAACCGCCATTTTGGCAACAACACTGCCGTCCGGAGCAAGCCTGCCCCCCCCACTGGCGACTGGACGTTACGGCAGGGCGATGGCGCTGATCTGGCGTCCGGCGGTCGGCTCGCCGCGATGCGTCGCCCGTCGATAGGAGAAGAAGCGCGCCTCGTCGGCATAGGTGTCGAGCCCGAGATCGGCGATTCGCCCCGTACCTGCGGTCTCCAGCCGGTGCGCGACATAGACGGGCAGGTCGAATTGCCAGTGTCCCTCGCGACCCGGTGCGAAGAAGCGCTCATCTGCCTCTTCGAATTGCGCGCGGAAGGCTTCGTCCACCTCGTAGCTCGCCTGCGCGATGGTCGGGCCGATAACCGCAGTGATACGCACCCGGTCCGCGCCGAGGTTTTCCATCGCTTCCAGAGTGGCCTCCAGCACACCGGCGCGCGCGCCTTTCCAGCCCGCATGGGCGGCCCCGACGACCCCGGCCTCGGCGTCGACGAAGAGCACCGGCGCGCAATCGGCGGTGACGATGCCGAGCAGGAGGCCGGGCCTGTCGGTGACCATAGCATCGCCTTCGCGCACCTCGCCGCCTGCCTCGCGCATCACGCATACATCCGCAGAGTGCACCTGCCTGAGCTTCACCAGCGGCGCGCCGGGCAGCACGTCGACGCTTTCCAGCCCCGCGCGGGTCGAGAAGCCGTGCGGCACCGTGCCGAGCGCCGCGCTGGTCAGTACCTCAGCCAAGCGAGCGGGTGACCTGCTCGAAGGTGTCGCGCGACAGCTTGGGCGCGGCGGCGATCCGTTCCAGCTGCTCGCGCATCAGGGCGCTGCGTCCCGGCTCCATCTTCCGCCAGCGGCCCAGCGCCGGGACGAAGCGCGCCGCGGTCTGGGCGTTGATCGGATCGAGTTCGAGGATCAGATCCGCGATCATCCGGTAACCCTCGCCGCTCGCATCGTGGAAGCCGTGAGGATTGGCGGCAAACGCCATGTAGAGCGAGCGCACGCGATTCGGGTTCTTGAGGGTGAAGTCCGGATGATCGGCCAGCGCCTTCACATGCTCGATCACCTTGGGGTGGAGAGACATGGCCTGGAGCGAGAACCACTTGTCAGTGACCAGTGCATTGCCTTGGTAACGGTTGTAGAAGTTCATCAGCCTTGCCGTGCGTTCGGCGCTGTCGATGCCGGTCAGCACCATCAGCGCGCCCTGCCGGTCGGTCATATTGTCGGCCCGGTCGTACTGGTGCGCGGCAAGCTCGGCGGCCTTTTCGGGGTCGCTGGCGGCGGCATAGACGAGGATCAGCGTCTTCAGCTTGCGCGCACCCTTCGCTTCGGCGCTCATCGAATAGGAGACCTTCTCGGCACGCTCATAGAGGCGGTGGAGCTCATCCTTGAGCGCGCTGCCGATAGCGCCCTTCAGCGCCTCGCGTTCGGCGAAGATGCGGCCCGGATCGGCGGCCTCGATCTGCTCGGAGATATAGGTCTGGCTCGGCATCGAGAGAAGTTCGCCGCGCATGAGGTCGTCGAGCGCTTCATCCTCGACGATGGCCTTGAGCGCCGCGACGATATCGCCGCGACCCGCCTCGCGGTCGGCATCGGACAAAGCGCCCGTGCTGGCGGCCACGAGATGGCCGACCATCAAATCCTGCATCGCCTCGTAGCGGGCGAAGGGATCGTCATCCTTCGCGGCAAGGAAGACGAGATCCTCGCCCGAAATGTCGCGCTGAATGGTCACGGGCGCGGAGAAATTGCGGTTGATCGAAAGCACCGGCTTTTCGGCAAAGCCGCCGAAGCGGAAGGTGTCGCTCGCCTTGTCGAGCACGATGAGCTGCTCGCCCGAATGCGTGCCGCTGGCGCGATCGAACAGCGCAATCTTCAGCGGGATCGGCATGGGCTGCTTGTCCGACTGGCCCGGCGTGTCGGGCACGGTCTGGGTGAGGGTCAGGACAGCTTCCTCGCCCTCATGCGCAAGGTCAACGGCGACCTTGGGCGTGCCCGCCTGGCTGTACCAGAGGCGAAACTGGGTGAGGTCCATTCCGGTGCCGTCCTCGATGGATTTGACGAAATCCTCGCAGGTCGCCGCCTCGCCATCGTGGCGGTCGAAATAGAGATCGGTGCCTTTGCGGAAAGCCTCTTCGCCCGCCATCGTGCGCATCATGCGGATGACTTCGGCGCCCTTGTTGTAGACGGTCGAGGTGTAGAAGTTGCTGATCTCTCGGTAGCTGTCGGGACGGATGGGATGCGCCAGCGGGCCCGAATCTTCGGGGAATTGCACGCCGCGCAGGACGCGCACGTCCTCGATGCGTTTGACCGGCTCGGACCCCATGTCCTGGCTGAACAACTGGTCACGCAGCACGGTGAAGCCTTCCTTCAGCGACAGCTGGAACCAGTCGCGGCAGGTGATGCGATTGCCGGACCAGTTGTGGAAGTATTCGTGGCCGATCACGCCTTCCACACCGTCGTAATCGCCGTCGGTGGCGGTTTCGGGGTCGGCCAGCACGTATTTCGTGTTGAAGACGTTGAGACCCTTGTTCTCCATCGCGCCCATGTTGAAATCGGAGACGGCGACGATGTTGAAGAGGTCGAGGTCGTATTCGCGTCCGAACACCTCCTCGTCCCATTTCATGCTGCGCTTGAGGCTTTCCATCGCGTGTTCGGTACGGTCGAGATCGCCGTCGCGGACATAGACATTCAGCTCGACCTCGCGCCCGTTCATGGTGGTGAAGCTGTCGCTTCGCGCGACGAGATCGCCCGCCACCAGCGCGAAGAGATAGGACGGCTTGGGCCAGGGATCGTGCCATTCGGCCCAGTGGCTGTCGCCCTCCTCGCCGGTTTCGACGCGGTTGCCGTTGCACAGCAGCACGGGGAACTGGGCCTTGGGTCCGCGTATCCGCACAGTGTAGGTCGAGAGGAC
Protein-coding sequences here:
- the petA gene encoding ubiquinol-cytochrome c reductase iron-sulfur subunit — protein: MADTTAPATPETVTTTEDGIRRRDFLDIAAVSAAGIGGLAVVYPLVSQMAPSKDVLAASSTEVDVSGIEPGQAIKAVFRKQPLFVKRLTPAEIQAANATATGSLRDPQSLADRTKEGHEDILVTMGVCTHLGCVPLGAAEGEVKGEFGGYFCPCHGSHYDTAGRIRKGPAPSNLEVPEYEFTSDTVIQVG
- the pgeF gene encoding peptidoglycan editing factor PgeF → MAEVLTSAALGTVPHGFSTRAGLESVDVLPGAPLVKLRQVHSADVCVMREAGGEVREGDAMVTDRPGLLLGIVTADCAPVLFVDAEAGVVGAAHAGWKGARAGVLEATLEAMENLGADRVRITAVIGPTIAQASYEVDEAFRAQFEEADERFFAPGREGHWQFDLPVYVAHRLETAGTGRIADLGLDTYADEARFFSYRRATHRGEPTAGRQISAIALP
- the pepN gene encoding aminopeptidase N — protein: MDIARTPATPDGNIEMADAAVEPKEPAVIRREDYTPFPWLVPTTHMEFELGLEKTRVTTRIEVERNASADHSPSIRLNGDGIALVSLKCDGGECAGHAMEGDDLVVTLEGDKHTLEIVTEIDPSANSQLMGLYASSGMLCTQCEAEGFRRITFFPDRPDVLSTYTVRIRGPKAQFPVLLCNGNRVETGEEGDSHWAEWHDPWPKPSYLFALVAGDLVARSDSFTTMNGREVELNVYVRDGDLDRTEHAMESLKRSMKWDEEVFGREYDLDLFNIVAVSDFNMGAMENKGLNVFNTKYVLADPETATDGDYDGVEGVIGHEYFHNWSGNRITCRDWFQLSLKEGFTVLRDQLFSQDMGSEPVKRIEDVRVLRGVQFPEDSGPLAHPIRPDSYREISNFYTSTVYNKGAEVIRMMRTMAGEEAFRKGTDLYFDRHDGEAATCEDFVKSIEDGTGMDLTQFRLWYSQAGTPKVAVDLAHEGEEAVLTLTQTVPDTPGQSDKQPMPIPLKIALFDRASGTHSGEQLIVLDKASDTFRFGGFAEKPVLSINRNFSAPVTIQRDISGEDLVFLAAKDDDPFARYEAMQDLMVGHLVAASTGALSDADREAGRGDIVAALKAIVEDEALDDLMRGELLSMPSQTYISEQIEAADPGRIFAEREALKGAIGSALKDELHRLYERAEKVSYSMSAEAKGARKLKTLILVYAAASDPEKAAELAAHQYDRADNMTDRQGALMVLTGIDSAERTARLMNFYNRYQGNALVTDKWFSLQAMSLHPKVIEHVKALADHPDFTLKNPNRVRSLYMAFAANPHGFHDASGEGYRMIADLILELDPINAQTAARFVPALGRWRKMEPGRSALMREQLERIAAAPKLSRDTFEQVTRSLG